The window CGGAAGACTTTGATCTTGGCCTTGGAGAGGCGCGCGCCGTCGATGATGCTGGCGTGGTTGAGCTCGTCGGAGAGGATGAAGTCCTCTTTGCCGAGGATGCTGGAGACGGTGCCGGCGTTGGCGGCGAATCCTGACTGGAAGACGACGCAGGCTTCGACTCCCTTGAAGGCGGCGATCTTTTCCTCGAGCTCCATGTGGATGTGCATCGTGCCTGCGATGGTGCGGACGGCACCGGAGCCTACGCCGTATTTCTTTGTTGCGGCGATGGCGGCCTCTTCCAGGCGCGGGTCGTTGCAGAGGCCGAGGTAGTTGTTGGAGGCGAGGTTGATGACGCGCTTGCCGTCGTAGGTGCAGACGGGGGCTTGCTGGTCGTCGAGCACGCGCAGCTTGAAGAAGGTGCCGCGCTCGCGGAGATCGTCGAGCTGGGCGGTGAGATGGGCAAGCTGGGGGCGTTTGGCGGCAGCGGTAGTCATGGAATTATCTTAAACCTTTCATGGTCGGGTGGTCTCGGAGGCGAAATAAGCATCGTATGATTGAACCGCTTTCAATCAGTTAACTTGAGGCGGGCATGACCATTCCGTACGAAGAATGAGGACGTGACGATGAACTTTCAGTATTCAGCAAGAACTGTTGCGGCGATGACGCTGGCGTTAGTACTGCTGGCTGGTTGCAAATCGAAGCAGGATGCGGCGATTGATAAGGCGAAGCAGCAGGCAGCCGCGACTGGGCAGGCCCAGAACGTCGTTTCGACCGATAGCAACGGGAATGTGACGACAACTACGGTGCAGCCGCCAGCGCCAGGACAGACGGCGCAGGCTGTTTCGACTACGGTGACTCCATCGGCCGCAGTCGCGGCGAACACACCAGCCACTGCGCCGGGCGCTACGGGAGAGCCGGTGACGGCGGGACAGGTGGATTCTTCGGGGCAGCCGGTAGCGGCGCCTGCGCCGAATGAGGCGCCGATTGTGCGACCAGCCGATATCAATATTGCTGCTGGAACGAACTTGACCATTCGGATTAATCAGCACATCAGCGTGAAGACGAGTCATGCGGGAGACCGATTTACCGGAGAGGTTGTTGAGCCGGTGGTGGGGCAG is drawn from Edaphobacter lichenicola and contains these coding sequences:
- a CDS encoding RodZ family helix-turn-helix domain-containing protein gives rise to the protein MNFQYSARTVAAMTLALVLLAGCKSKQDAAIDKAKQQAAATGQAQNVVSTDSNGNVTTTTVQPPAPGQTAQAVSTTVTPSAAVAANTPATAPGATGEPVTAGQVDSSGQPVAAPAPNEAPIVRPADINIAAGTNLTIRINQHISVKTSHAGDRFTGEVVEPVVGQNDRVVIPKGAPVSGVVVASHRRGHFKGSSILELRLTYLTLGGSRYALDTSNLTQTKKGKGKRSAAMIGGGAGLGMLVGGVATGGVGLLVGGLVGGGGGTLLSGLTGNRDIEIPAESIVRFKLADNLVVQPS